One genomic segment of Scophthalmus maximus strain ysfricsl-2021 chromosome 3, ASM2237912v1, whole genome shotgun sequence includes these proteins:
- the raf1a gene encoding raf-1 proto-oncogene, serine/threonine kinase a isoform X1, with product MEHLQGAWKTLSNGFGMKDSAFEGPCLSPTSVQGFSCQRRSSDDSKMPDSKASSTIRVYLPNQQRTVVNVRPGMTLHNCLIKALKVRGLQPQCCAVFRLHPGQRSKKLRMDWNTDSTSLIGEELLVEVLDHVPLTTHNFVRKTYLKLAFCDICQKFLLNGFRCQTCGYKFHEHCSTKVPTMCVDWSNIRQLLLCPTPGESGAPSLPPLTSRRMRESLTRFPSSAHRYSTPHAFNYTAPYPPTGGGLSQRQRSTSTPNVHMVSTTLPVDSSMIEDAMRDHDSGGSSPNQSPTGWSQSQAKAPAPAQRERAPSPKTHEKNKIRPRDKRDSSYYWEIEASEVYLNSRIGSGSFGTVYKGKWHGDVAVKILKVTDPTPEQLQAFRNEVAVLRKTRHVNILLFMGYMTKDNLAIVTQWCEGSSLYKHIHVLETNLKMIQLIDIARQTAQGMDYLHAKNIIHRDMKSNNIFLHEGLTVKIGDFGLATVKARWSGSHQVEQPSGSILWMAPEVIRMQDNNPYSFQSDVYSYGIVLYELMTGELPYAMIANRDQIIFMVGRGYLSPDLSKLYKNCPKAMKRLVADTIKKSKDERPLFPQILSSIELLQHALPKINRSASEPSLHRAAHTEDINACTLMSMRLLEF from the exons ATGGAGCACCTCCAGGGAGCGTGGAAGACTCTGAGCAACGGCTTCGGGATGAAGGACTCGGCGTTCGAGGGCCCGTGCCTCTCGCCGACCTCGGTGCAGGGCTTCTCCTGCCAGCGACGCTCCTCGGATGACAGCAAGATGCCCGACTCCAAGGCGAGCAGCACTATCAGAGTCTACCTCCCCAACCAGCAACGCACTGTG GTAAATGTGCGACCGGGCATGACTCTGCACAACTGCCTGATTAAAGCGTTAAAGGTGCGAGGTCTGCAGCCGCAGTGCTGTGCCGTCTTCAGGCTTCATCCAGGACAGAGGAG taaGAAACTACGGATGGATTGGAACACCGACTCCACCTCTCTGATCGGGGaagagctgctggtggaggttTTAGATCACGTTCCTTTGACGACACATAATTTT GTTCGGAAAACATATCTGAAGCTGGCCTTCTGCGACATCTGCCAGAAGTTTCTCTTGAACGGTTTCCGTTGTCAAACATGCGGCTACAAGTTCCACGAACACTGTAGCACCAAAGTGCCCACGATGTGTGTGGACTGGAGCAACATCAGGCAACTGCT gTTGTGTCCGACACCCGGTGAGAGCGGTGCCCCGTCACTGCCTCCGCTGACATCACGGCGAATGAGAGAGTCCTTAACACGGTTTCCAAG CTCCGCCCACCGATATTCCACCCCTCACGCCTTCAACTACACCGCGCCCTACCCACCCACGGGCGGCGGCCTCTCCCAGAGGCAGCGCTCCACCTCCACGCCCAACGTCCACATGGTTAGCACTACCCTGCCTGTCGACAGCAGCATGATTGAG GATGCGATGCGTGATCACGACTCGG gagGAAGTTCCCCCAACCAAAGCCCCACCGGCTGGTCCCAGTCCCAAGCCAAAGCCCCTGCACCTGCCCAGCGCGAGAGGGCCCCGTCCCCCAAAACACACGAGAAGAATAAAATT AGGCCTCGGGACAAGCGTGACTCGAGCTACTACTGGGAGATCGAGGCCAGCGAGGTGTATCTGAACTCCCGCATCGGCTCGGGCTCCTTTGGAACTGTATACAAAGGGAAATGGCATG GTGATGTGGCAGTGAAGATATTAAAGGTGACCGACCCCACGCCGGAGCAGTTGCAGGCTTTCAGGAATGAGGTGGCCGTCTTGAG GAAAACGCGACATGTCAACATCCTGTTGTTCATGGGCTACATGACGAAGGACAACCTGGCCATCGTGACGCAGTGGTGCGAGGGCAGCAGCCTCTACAAACACATCCACGTGCTGGAGACCAACTTGAAGATGATCCAGCTCATAGACATCGCCAGGCAGACGGCTCAGGGCATGGA ctacCTGCATGCAAAGAACATCATTCACCGTGACATGAAGTCCAACA ACATCTTCTTACACGAAGGGCTTACGGTGAAAATCGGCGACTTCGGCCTCGCTACGGTGAAGGCCAGGTGGAGCGGCTCTCATCAGGTGGAGCAGCCGTCTGGATCCATTCTGTGGATG GCTCCCGAGGTCATCCGGATGCAGGACAACAATCCCTACAGCTTCCAGTCCGACGTCTATTCCTATGGAATCGTTCTGTACGAGCTCATGACGGGAGAACTCCCGTACGCCATGATCGCCAACAGAGATCAG ATCATCTTCATGGTGGGCAGAGGATACTTGTCCCCGGACCTCAGTAAGCTCTACAAGAACTGCCCCAAGGCCATGAAACGGCTGGTGGCCGACACCATCAAGAAGTCCAAGGACGAGCGGCCGCTGTTCCCGCAG ATCCTGTCCTCCATCGAGCTCCTCCAGCACGCCCTGCCCAAGATAAACCGCAGTGCCTCCGAGCCGTCCCTGCACCGAGCCGCTCACACCGAGGACATCAACGCCTGCACTCTGATGTCCATGAGGTTGCTCGAGTTCTAG
- the raf1a gene encoding raf-1 proto-oncogene, serine/threonine kinase a isoform X2: MEHLQGAWKTLSNGFGMKDSAFEGPCLSPTSVQGFSCQRRSSDDSKMPDSKASSTIRVYLPNQQRTVVNVRPGMTLHNCLIKALKVRGLQPQCCAVFRLHPGQRSKKLRMDWNTDSTSLIGEELLVEVLDHVPLTTHNFVRKTYLKLAFCDICQKFLLNGFRCQTCGYKFHEHCSTKVPTMCVDWSNIRQLLLCPTPGESGAPSLPPLTSRRMRESLTRFPSSAHRYSTPHAFNYTAPYPPTGGGLSQRQRSTSTPNVHMVSTTLPVDSSMIELECLSASPGSWCHRFWLKRKVGIVHFSQSFVEASPENPDKDAMRDHDSGGSSPNQSPTGWSQSQAKAPAPAQRERAPSPKTHEKNKIRPRDKRDSSYYWEIEASEVYLNSRIGSGSFGTVYKGKWHGDVAVKILKVTDPTPEQLQAFRNEVAVLRKTRHVNILLFMGYMTKDNLAIVTQWCEGSSLYKHIHVLETNLKMIQLIDIARQTAQGMDYLHAKNIIHRDMKSNNIFLHEGLTVKIGDFGLATVKARWSGSHQVEQPSGSILWMAPEVIRMQDNNPYSFQSDVYSYGIVLYELMTGELPYAMIANRDQIIFMVGRGYLSPDLSKLYKNCPKAMKRLVADTIKKSKDERPLFPQILSSIELLQHALPKINRSASEPSLHRAAHTEDINACTLMSMRLLEF, translated from the exons ATGGAGCACCTCCAGGGAGCGTGGAAGACTCTGAGCAACGGCTTCGGGATGAAGGACTCGGCGTTCGAGGGCCCGTGCCTCTCGCCGACCTCGGTGCAGGGCTTCTCCTGCCAGCGACGCTCCTCGGATGACAGCAAGATGCCCGACTCCAAGGCGAGCAGCACTATCAGAGTCTACCTCCCCAACCAGCAACGCACTGTG GTAAATGTGCGACCGGGCATGACTCTGCACAACTGCCTGATTAAAGCGTTAAAGGTGCGAGGTCTGCAGCCGCAGTGCTGTGCCGTCTTCAGGCTTCATCCAGGACAGAGGAG taaGAAACTACGGATGGATTGGAACACCGACTCCACCTCTCTGATCGGGGaagagctgctggtggaggttTTAGATCACGTTCCTTTGACGACACATAATTTT GTTCGGAAAACATATCTGAAGCTGGCCTTCTGCGACATCTGCCAGAAGTTTCTCTTGAACGGTTTCCGTTGTCAAACATGCGGCTACAAGTTCCACGAACACTGTAGCACCAAAGTGCCCACGATGTGTGTGGACTGGAGCAACATCAGGCAACTGCT gTTGTGTCCGACACCCGGTGAGAGCGGTGCCCCGTCACTGCCTCCGCTGACATCACGGCGAATGAGAGAGTCCTTAACACGGTTTCCAAG CTCCGCCCACCGATATTCCACCCCTCACGCCTTCAACTACACCGCGCCCTACCCACCCACGGGCGGCGGCCTCTCCCAGAGGCAGCGCTCCACCTCCACGCCCAACGTCCACATGGTTAGCACTACCCTGCCTGTCGACAGCAGCATGATTGAG CTAGAATGCCTGAGTGCCTCCCCCGGCTCCTGGTGCCACAGATTCTGGCTGAAGAGGAAAGTAGGTATTGTGCACTTCTCCCAGTCTTTTGTTGAGGCCTCACCTGAGAACCCAGACAAG GATGCGATGCGTGATCACGACTCGG gagGAAGTTCCCCCAACCAAAGCCCCACCGGCTGGTCCCAGTCCCAAGCCAAAGCCCCTGCACCTGCCCAGCGCGAGAGGGCCCCGTCCCCCAAAACACACGAGAAGAATAAAATT AGGCCTCGGGACAAGCGTGACTCGAGCTACTACTGGGAGATCGAGGCCAGCGAGGTGTATCTGAACTCCCGCATCGGCTCGGGCTCCTTTGGAACTGTATACAAAGGGAAATGGCATG GTGATGTGGCAGTGAAGATATTAAAGGTGACCGACCCCACGCCGGAGCAGTTGCAGGCTTTCAGGAATGAGGTGGCCGTCTTGAG GAAAACGCGACATGTCAACATCCTGTTGTTCATGGGCTACATGACGAAGGACAACCTGGCCATCGTGACGCAGTGGTGCGAGGGCAGCAGCCTCTACAAACACATCCACGTGCTGGAGACCAACTTGAAGATGATCCAGCTCATAGACATCGCCAGGCAGACGGCTCAGGGCATGGA ctacCTGCATGCAAAGAACATCATTCACCGTGACATGAAGTCCAACA ACATCTTCTTACACGAAGGGCTTACGGTGAAAATCGGCGACTTCGGCCTCGCTACGGTGAAGGCCAGGTGGAGCGGCTCTCATCAGGTGGAGCAGCCGTCTGGATCCATTCTGTGGATG GCTCCCGAGGTCATCCGGATGCAGGACAACAATCCCTACAGCTTCCAGTCCGACGTCTATTCCTATGGAATCGTTCTGTACGAGCTCATGACGGGAGAACTCCCGTACGCCATGATCGCCAACAGAGATCAG ATCATCTTCATGGTGGGCAGAGGATACTTGTCCCCGGACCTCAGTAAGCTCTACAAGAACTGCCCCAAGGCCATGAAACGGCTGGTGGCCGACACCATCAAGAAGTCCAAGGACGAGCGGCCGCTGTTCCCGCAG ATCCTGTCCTCCATCGAGCTCCTCCAGCACGCCCTGCCCAAGATAAACCGCAGTGCCTCCGAGCCGTCCCTGCACCGAGCCGCTCACACCGAGGACATCAACGCCTGCACTCTGATGTCCATGAGGTTGCTCGAGTTCTAG
- the LOC118316363 gene encoding matrix metalloproteinase-19-like, producing MEKDPNRKMGRGPELMVLLVLMAPVSSVAPSRGELTEAVAYLKNYGYLHIPLDSTGQHHPPEAIAEATRIFQKATNLQVSGKLDSATLAMINRPRCGLQDSFNDKSLKYRVMGYWRKKTLTYRIYNYTPDLGQAKTRLAVQSAFKYWSDASPLRFRELQQGRADIRISFHRKEKTCPVPFDGRGHVLAHADAPESGIVHFDGDELWTEGKSAGFNLRIVAAHEIGHALGLGHSQRYGAVMGPVYNGYRSDFKLHADDVRGIQALYGKPENIPPPRNPSQPVPGGDPCKATLDAVMLGPLHKTYVFSGRYVWTVSNSGHSSPVTISALWKELPGSLGAAVHSQRTGKSYFLKDDKVWRYTGFKLDLGFPRRLVNIPANVDSALYFKKNKKLLFFKGSGYWQWDEIGPTDFGSYPKPIGQLFHGAPSDSDAAVAWTNGHIYVFKGARHWRVNQNHHTVEKASPLDTATHWMQCDD from the exons atGGAAAAAGACCCAAACCGGAAGATGGGACGTGGACCGGAGTTAATGGTGCTTCTTGTTCTGATGGCGCCAGTTTCCTCTGTTGCCCCGAGCAGAGGAGAACTTACAGAAGCGGTG GCGTATCTGAAGAACTACGGCTACCTGCACATCCCACTGGACAGTACAGGCCAACACCATCCACCTGAGGCAATAGCTGAGGCGACGAG AATCTTTCAGAAAGCCACAAACCTGCAAGTATCAGGAAAACTAGATTCAGCCACACTGGCAATGATCAACAGACCCAGATGTGGTCTCCAGGACTCCTTCAACGACAAGTCTCTCAAATATCGGGTCATGG GTTACTGGCGTAAGAAGACGCTGACCTACCGCATCTACAACTACACGCCGGACTTGGGTCAGGCAAAGACCCGCTTGGCCGTCCAGAGTGCGTTTAAGTACTGGAGTGACGCGTCGCCTTTGCGGTtcagggagctgcagcaggggagAGCGGACATCAGGATATCCTTTcacaggaaggagaagacgtGTCCAGTTCCCTTTGATGGACGAG GCCACGTTCTAGCCCACGCCGACGCCCCCGAGTCGGGCATCGTCCACTTTGACGGCGACGAGCTGTGGACCGAAGGGAAGAGCGCCGGCTTCAACCTGAGGATCGTCGCCGCCCATGAGATCGGCCACGCCCTCGGCCTGGGCCACTCGCAGCGCTACGGCGCGGTCATGGGGCCCGTGTACAACGGATACCGCTCGGACTTCAAGCTGCATGCGGACGACGTACGAGGGATCCAGGCTTTATATG GAAAGCCAGAGAATATTCCTCCACCCAGAAATCCAAGTCAGCCGGTGCCAGGAGGAGATCCGTGCAAGGCCACATTGGATGCAGTAATGTTGG GTCCTTTGCATAAGACGTATGTTTTCAGCGGTCGGTACGTGTGGACGGTGTCCAACTCCGGCCACAGCTCTCCCGTCACGATCTCTGCGCTGTGGAAGGAGCTTCCAGGGAGCCTCGGTGCAGCTGTTCACTCTCAGCGGACTGGCAAGTCCTATTTCCTGAAAG ACGACAAAGTATGGAGATACACGGGCTTCAAACTTGACCTGGGCTTCCCCAGACGCTTGGTCAACATCCCTGCGAACGTCGACTCGGCCCTGTACTtcaagaagaacaaaaaactgctgtttttcaaa GGATCAGGATACTGGCAGTGGGATGAAATTGGTCCGACAGACTTCGGCTCGTACCCCAAACCCATCGGGCAACTCTTCCACGGGGCACCGAGCGACAGCGACGCTGCAGTCGCGTGGACGAACGGACACATCTACGTGTTCAAAGGTGCTCGGCACTGGCGCGTAAACCAAAACCACCACACGGTGGAGAAGGCCTCTCCCCTGGACACCGCCACACACTGGATGCAGTGTGACGACTGA